One Streptomyces sp. V4I8 genomic window carries:
- a CDS encoding enoyl-CoA hydratase/isomerase family protein: MEPQLLHSVTDSVATVVIHHPAKRNAMTAAMWRALPPLLGTLAADPAVRVLVLTGEGGTFCAGADISTLQGSPQEAQGLAVAAEEALAAFPKPTLAAIRGHCVGGGSQLAAACDLRFAEEGSLFGVTPAKLGIVYPASSTRRLASLVGPATTKYLLFSGELIDAGRALRTGLLDEVLPEGELVKRVTEFTRILVSRSQLTQAAAKEFADGRTDRDDHWAEQARGSGDTAEGVAAFLERRQPRFTWNVPTSG; encoded by the coding sequence ATGGAGCCCCAGCTGCTGCACAGCGTCACCGACTCGGTCGCCACCGTCGTCATCCACCACCCCGCCAAGCGCAACGCGATGACGGCCGCGATGTGGCGGGCGCTGCCGCCGCTGCTCGGCACGCTGGCCGCCGATCCGGCCGTACGGGTGCTGGTGCTGACCGGCGAGGGCGGGACGTTCTGCGCGGGCGCCGACATCTCCACGCTCCAGGGGTCGCCTCAGGAGGCGCAGGGGCTCGCCGTGGCCGCCGAGGAGGCGCTGGCCGCCTTCCCCAAGCCGACGCTGGCGGCGATCCGGGGGCACTGTGTGGGCGGCGGGTCGCAGCTGGCGGCGGCGTGTGATCTGCGGTTCGCCGAGGAGGGGTCGCTGTTCGGGGTGACGCCGGCCAAGCTCGGGATCGTGTATCCGGCCTCCTCCACACGGCGGTTGGCGTCGCTGGTGGGACCGGCCACCACCAAGTACCTGCTGTTCTCGGGTGAATTGATCGACGCCGGGCGCGCGCTGCGTACGGGCCTGCTGGACGAGGTGCTGCCCGAGGGCGAACTGGTCAAGCGGGTCACGGAGTTCACCCGGATCCTGGTGTCGCGCTCGCAGCTGACGCAGGCCGCGGCGAAGGAGTTCGCGGACGGGCGCACCGACCGCGACGATCACTGGGCCGAGCAGGCGCGCGGAAGCGGCGACACCGCGGAGGGCGTCGCCGCCTTCCTGGAGCGCAGG